A single Aspergillus puulaauensis MK2 DNA, chromosome 7, nearly complete sequence DNA region contains:
- a CDS encoding carbon-nitrogen hydrolase family protein (COG:E;~EggNog:ENOG410Q9QJ;~InterPro:IPR036526,IPR044149,IPR000132,IPR003010;~PFAM:PF00795;~go_function: GO:0003824 - catalytic activity [Evidence IEA];~go_process: GO:0006807 - nitrogen compound metabolic process [Evidence IEA]) has protein sequence MSIRQWKAAICQSEPCWFDKAAAITKSLHLISEAKQNGASLIAFSEVWVPGYPNFLWSGNYKENIPLVQKYMANSISAYGEEMLAIRQAAAKHSIYIVFGFSERVGSSLYLAQVMIGPDGNILLHRRKTKPTHVERTLFGDATGDSLTTVVDTPLGRIGMLNCWEHLQPLLKYHTYSQGEQVHIAAWPFNGEYSGGPEPYSVSREANEVTASRMYALEGGVFVLCTNQVLSAAGAKLNSEGQAGASKGSFMLSGGGGCASVFGPDGRQLTEAADPNFDGLIYCDIDLDQIDYAKHLTDPVGHYSRPDLLRLLVDDQPKHHVVRVNPDGPTETTYAAADSGRTLLSTHLSLDVLLAEEGK, from the exons ATGTCCATCCGCCAATGGAAAGCCGCCATCTGCCAATCCGAACCCTGCTGGTTCGACAAAGCCGCCGCAATCACCAAATCGCTGCATCTCATCTCCGAAGCAAAACAAAACGGCGCTTCCCTCATCGCCTTCAGCGAGGTCTGGGTCCCGGGATACCCAAATTTCCTCTGGTCGGGAAATTACAAAGAGAACATCCCGCTCGTGCAGAAATACATGGCAAACAGTATCTCCGCCTACGGGGAGGAGATGCTAGCTATCCGCCAGGCTGCCGCGAAACacagtatatatattgtcTTTGGGTTCAGTGAGCGCGTTGGCTCGAGTCTGTACCTTGCCCAGGTCATGATCGGGCCGGATGGGAATATCCTCCTGCATAGAAGGAAAACGAAGCCTACGCATGTTGAACGAACGCTGTTTGGAGATGCAACGGGCGATTCTCTCACCACCGTCGTGGATACACCGCTAGGTCGTATTGGGATGTTGAACTGCTGGG AACACCTCCAGCCGCTCCTGAAATACCACACCTACTCGCAAGGCGAACAAGTGCACATCGCGGCCTGGCCCTTCAACGGCGAATACAGCGGCGGCCCCGAGCCCTACTCCGTCTCCCGCGAAGCCAACGAAGTAACCGCAAGTCGGATGTACGCATTAGAAGGCGGGGTGTTCGTGCTGTGCACAAACCAGGTGTTATCAGCCGCCGGGGCCAAACTCAACAGCGAAGGCCAGGCCGGCGCATCAAAGGGCAGCTTCATgctcagcggcggcggcgggtgCGCTTCTGTCTTTGGGCCTGATGGGAGACAACTCACCGAGGCTGCGGATCCGAACTTTGATGGCCTGATTTATTGCGATATTGACCTAGATCAGATTGATTATGCGAAGCATTTGACGGACCCCGTTGGACATTATTCGCGCCCGGATCTGTTGAGgcttcttgttgatgacCAGCCGAAGCACCATGTGGTTAGGGTTAATCCGGATGGGCCTACGGAGACCACTTATGCTGCTGCGGATAGTGGGAGGACTTTGTTGTCTACTCATCTGTCGCTGGATGTATTGCTTGCTGAGGAGggtaaataa
- a CDS encoding enoyl-CoA hydratase/isomerase family protein (COG:I;~EggNog:ENOG410PH1Q;~InterPro:IPR001753,IPR018376,IPR029045;~PFAM:PF00378,PF16113;~go_function: GO:0003824 - catalytic activity [Evidence IEA]) yields the protein MQVPKSANLITSSPAPGVLLVLINRPKKLNSLSQQDSRDLDAVFQWFDNEPALRVAIISGVGRAFCAGADLNEWMKTAQTGHRLQLPPTGFGGISQRQGKKPIIAAVNGIAYGGGCEMAVNCDLVIACVSATFALPEVKRGVTALAGVLPRIVRTAGRQRATEFALTGRAVSAEEFEKWGICNEVVGEGRDVVGVAVEYAKAIAANSPDAVIVTREGLKLGWEALGVDEASRLFEARWSATLYEGPNLVEGLRAFAEKREPRWHSKL from the exons ATGCAGGTCCCCAAATCAGCAAACCTAATAACTTCGTCCCCCGCGCCAGGAgtactcctcgtcctcatcaatcGACCAAAAAAACTCAACTCTCTTTCCCAACAGGACAGCCGCGACCTCGACGCCGTTTTCCAGTGGTTCGACAACGAGCCCGCTCTCCGTGTCGCTATCATCAGCGGCGTGGGACGCGCTTTTTGTGCGGGGGCCGACCTTAACG AATGGATGAAAACCGCCCAAACCGGGCACAGACTCCAACTCCCCCCAACCGGCTTCGGAGGCATCTCGCAGCGCCAGGGGAAGAAgcccatcatcgccgccgttAATGGGATAGCGTACGGCGGGGGCTGCGAGATGGCCGTGAACTGCGACCTTGTTATCGCATGCGTCTCTGCAACATTCGCCCTCCCGGAGGTGAAACGCGGTGTGACGGCACTGGCGGGCGTGTTGCCCCGGATTGTGAGGACTGCTGGACGGCAGCGGGCGACGGAGTTTGCGCTGACCGGGAGGGCTGTGAGTGCGGAGGAATTTGAGAAATGGGGGATCTGTaatgaggttgttggggaggggagggatgtGGTTGGCGTGGCGGTGGAGTATGCAAAGGCGATTGCGGCCAACAGTCCCGACGCGGTGATTGTTACAAGGGAAGGGCTGAAGCTGGGATGGGAGGCGCTGGGGGTTGATGAGGCGAGTCGGTTGTTTGAAGCTCGTTGGAGTGCGACGCTGTATGAAGGGCCGAATCTGGTCGAGGGACTGCGGGCGTTCGCTGAGAAGAGAGAGCCGCGATGGCACAGCAAGCTCTAG
- a CDS encoding fungal specific transcription factor domain-containing protein (COG:S;~EggNog:ENOG410PQHJ;~InterPro:IPR007219;~PFAM:PF04082;~TransMembrane:2 (o555-577i589-607o);~go_function: GO:0003677 - DNA binding [Evidence IEA];~go_function: GO:0008270 - zinc ion binding [Evidence IEA];~go_process: GO:0006351 - transcription, DNA-templated [Evidence IEA]) yields MTDRPNPRKRVSLACEQCRAKRTRVGSTVMPASEADADADNSVTEDSPNVAHVCRRTVPANTPAAKINESTSPGELFLTLANSDRPPSKRYVQSLQAHIAVLERQLVELGGKVSRLETGRENAATADGEPNSPPNNLVETKSSDLRDPIEELTQRAGRLNIGEDGQLRYFGAQSNYHLLHGPIYNETTRPIQEFQEIGLATAGLLCRAVDVPQGLQDHLLGLYWRWQNPWLYMIHKGSFMSDYRNGGRGKFCSPVLLFAIFALSSRYSDRVEVRSDPEDPHSAGNRFAEQAKILLQHECEAPTTTTVQAASLLSLRWMSENKESLGWLYIGMATRMAYNLGLNLDCASWVAAGMISEQDAEVRRITWWGCYKLDKLYCIGLGRPGTTRLSDITCQKPKLEPEVEFEPWLPEGKQDDSMLGAHTRTITAMRYSCDHLSMISEALETIYAPGHRVSEPEAEKIVARADVAFNTFYNSLPSHLRLPSSPRTPSCPHIYQLHIQFHVLQIQLHRPLIRHRHVPSQEVEEADTHLEACRKSATTISRILKTYQVHYTLRLTPVVTVVNTFSAAVIHLMGAASPDEEIRRSAQRCLRICILALEQMALAWMWSRRALRAVRLLAREWLITDPTLLSSREHEDDGNGNGDGNMRSQTPSKEIEDTSMSACNGAPPTPSLQPLEPAPQYWTLGGSTDTGLDMPFQGASGVQPRDLSFCDFGDFSDPTYLGLDLNDTDWLASLNAVEGLGGGFDSSAQADPWVTSALSQYPFQDQWVGIPEALWPVQDGV; encoded by the exons ATGACCGACAGACCAAACCCCCGCAAAAGGGTATCGCTCGCCTGCGAGCAGTGCCGCGCCAAACGAACACGAGTAGGCTCGACTGTCATGCCGGCTTCCgaggctgatgctgatgctgataaCAGTGTGACGGAGGACAGCCCAAATGTGGCTCATGTCTGCAGAAGAACAGTCCCTGCCAATACCCCCGCGGCGAAAATAAACGAAAGCACGTCTCCTGGCGAATTGTTTCTCACTCTTGCTAACTCCGATAGACCCCCCAGCAAACGCTATGTGCAGTCGCTGCAGGCCCATATCGCTGTCTTGGAGAGGCAGCTCGTCGAACTTGGGGGAAAGGTCTCGCGCTTAGAAACTGGACGGGAAAATGCCGCTACAGCTGATGGTGAACCTAATTCCCCTCCCAATAACCTCGTAGAGACCAAGAGCTCCGACCTGCGAGACCCCATCGAGGAACTAACCCAGCGCGCGGGGAGACTAAACATCGGCGAGGACGGACAGCTGCGATACTTTGGAGCCCAGAGCAActaccacctcctccacggcCCTATATACAACGAGACCACTCGACCCATCCAAGAGTTCCAGGAGATCGGACTGGCAACGGCAGGTCTACTATGCAGGGCAGTGGATGTGCCACAGGGGTTGCAAGACCACTTGCTGGGCCTGTATTGGCGATGGCAGAATCCCTGGCTCTATATGATTCATAAAGGGTCATTCATGTCTGACTATCGAAACGGCGGCAGGGGCAAGTTCTGCTCGCCGGTGCTCCTGTTTGCCATATTCGCGCTGTCGTCGCGATACTCGGATCGCGTTGAGGTCCGTTCAGACCCTGAGGATCCTCATTCCGCTGGAAATCGGTTCGCAGAGCAGGCGAAGATCCTGCTTCAGCATGAGTGTGAGGCGCCCACCACGACGACAGTGCAAGCGGCGAGTCTGCTCTCGTTGCGATGGATGTCGGAGAATAAGGAGTCCCTGGGATGGCTGTATATAG GAATGGCGACAAGGATGGCGTACAATTTGGGCCTCAATCTAGATTGTGCTTCCTGGGTTGCGGCTGGAATGATTTCAGAGCAGGACGCCGAAGTCAGGAGAATCACTTGGTGGGGATGCTACAAGCTGGATAA GCTTTACTGTATTGGACTGGGCCGGCCTGGAACTACGAGGCTGTCTGATATT ACATGCCAGAAGCCAAAGCTTGAACCAGAAGTCGAGTTCGAACCATGGCTTCCTGAAGGAAAACAGGATGATTCTATGCTTGGTGCACATACGCGGACGATAACTGCGATGAGATACTCCTGCGACCATCTCAGCATGATATCAGAAGCCCTAGAGACAAT ATACGCCCCCGGACACCGCGTCAGCGAGCCAGAGGCTGAGAAGATTGTTGCGCGGGCAGACGTGGCATTTAATACTTTCTACAACTCCCTTCCAAGCCACCTGCGTTTGCCCTCGTCACCCAGGACACCCTCTTGCCCGCATATCTACCAGCTGCA CATTCAATTCCACGTCCTGCAAATCCAACTCCATCGCCCACTCATCCGCCACCGCCACGTACCGTCACAGGAAGTAGAAGAAGCCGACACCCACCTCGAAGCATGTCGTAAATCAGCAACAACCATATCCCGAATCTTGAAGACATACCAAGTCCACTATACCCTG CGCCTCACACCCGTCGTCACAGTGGTAAACACATTCAGCGCCGCCGTAATCCACCTCATGGGCGCTGCATCGCCAGACGAAGAGATTCGGCGATCGGCCCAGCGGTGTCTGCGCAtttgcatcctcgccctggAGCAAATGGCCCTAGCCTGGATGTGGAGTCGGCGGGCCCTGCGCGCGGTTAGGCTTTTGGCGAGGGAGTGGCTTATTACTGATCCTACACTATTATCATCGAGGGAGCacgaggatgatgggaatgggaacgGAGATGGGAATATGCGATCTCAAACGCCGtcgaaggagattgaggataCGAGCATGTCTGCGTGTAATGGTGCGCCGCCGACGCCGTCACTGCAGCCACTAGAGCCAGCACCGCAGTATTGGACACTTGGGGGCAGTACAGATACTGGACTCGATATGCCATTTCAAGGAGCCTCGGGTGTACAACCACGAGATCTTTCCTTCTGTGACTTCGGCGACTTTAGTGACCCTACTTATCTAGGCCTCGACCTCAACGACACCGACTGGCTAGCAAGCTTGAATGCAGTAGAGGGACTaggtggtggatttgatAGTAGCGCACAGGCGGACCCGTGGGTCACAAGTGCTCTTTCTCAATACCCCTTTCAGGACCAGTGGGTTGGGATTCCCGAGGCATTGTGGCCAGTCCAGGATGGGGTTTAG
- a CDS encoding sugar porter family MFS transporter (COG:G;~EggNog:ENOG410PM2U;~InterPro:IPR005828,IPR003663,IPR036259,IPR020846;~PFAM:PF00083,PF07690;~TransMembrane:12 (i12-38o58-82i89-107o113-136i148-173o185-202i272-293o305-329i336-361o373-394i406-422o434-455i);~go_component: GO:0016020 - membrane [Evidence IEA];~go_component: GO:0016021 - integral component of membrane [Evidence IEA];~go_function: GO:0022857 - transmembrane transporter activity [Evidence IEA];~go_process: GO:0055085 - transmembrane transport [Evidence IEA]) — translation MVAFKWGGKPITGYNLLIIAFATLGSLAYGYSAAIIGSTLGQPSFLAYFGLDTASNSAALQGAINGLFQAGGLFGTLVFGFLADKCGRCKAIFIATVVAVIGGALQAGSVHIAMFLVARFITGFGIGGLVMLVPLWQSEVAPSHSRGLLVGLHGVSILAGYSLSAWVGYGFYFVNVAGAQWRPPLALQCFPPLALGAGILFIPESPRWLVEKDKLLQAKATLERIYRDTNDPNGSEAHRQFHQIRSQLEFERDLPSSWLSLLTVPHYRRRTLIGFTTLLAGQLTGTTVINNYGPTLYSSLGHGPAASLALSAGWLTEGLVCNIFNAILLDYVGRKWLMTTGLAGCAVSLLGAGIMVALYGGTDNKPGNSAGVFFLYLHLTFYATCMDASTYVYASEIWPTHLRAKGFAVSVAGLFVGSLTLLEAAPTAFETIGFRFYLIMMAFTVVCAVVFAVFFPETKGLSLEEVARLFGDEVAVSSVGVECADGERTREKELES, via the exons ATGGTCGCTTTCAAATGGGGTGGGAAACCCATCACAGGGTACAACCTGCTG ATAATTGCCTTTGCCACGCTGGGCAGCCTCGCGTATGGCTATTCAGCAGCAATCATCGGCTCTACGCTGGGCCAACCCTCGTTCCTCGCCTACTTTGGCCTCGACACTGCAAGCAACTCCGCCGCGTTACAGGGTGCCATAAATGGACTCTTCCAGGCTGGAGGGCTCTTTGGGACTCTGGTGTTTGGATTCCTGGCCGACAAGTGCGGACGATGTAAGGCGATCTTTATAGCAAcggttgttgctgttattGGGGGTGCCCTGCAGGCTGGATCTGTGCATATCGCCATGTTCCTTGTTGCGCGATTCATTACTGGCTTTGGCATTGGCGGACTTGTTATGTTGGTTCCGCTGTGGCAGAGTGAGGTTGCCCCGTCACACTCGCGAGGTCTCCTTGTTGGTCTACACGGAGTCTCCATCCTGGCTGGATACTCGCTGTCCGCGTGGGTTGGGTACGGCTTCTACTTTGTGAATGTGGCCGGGGCGCAGTGGCGTCCCCCTCTTGCGCTGCAGTGCTTCCCACCTCTTGCCCTTGGGGCCGGTATCCTCTTTATCCCCGAGTCCCCTCGATGGCTCGTCGAGAAAGACAAGCTCCTCCAGGCAAAAGCCACCCTGGAACGAATCTACCGCGACACAAACGACCCAAATGGCTCAGAAGCCCATCGCCAATTCCATCAAATCCGCTCCCAGCTCGAATTCGAGCGTgacctcccctcctcctggctATCCCTCCTCACAGTCCCCCATTACCGCCGCAGAACCCTCATCGGCTTCACAACCTTACTAGCCGGCCAGCTCACAGGAACAACCGTCATAAACAACTACGGCCCAACCCTATACAGCTCCCTCGGCCACGGCCCCGCAGCCAGCCTCGCCCTCTCAGCAGGCTGGCTAACAGAAGGTCTAGTctgcaacatcttcaacgccATCCTGCTCGACTACGTCGGCCGCAAATGGCTCATGACGACGGGTCTAGCCGGGTGCGCGGTCTCGCTGCTCGGCGCAGGCATAATGGTCGCTCTCTACGGAGGAACCGATAACAAGCCCGGGAACTCGGCGGGCGTGTTCTTCCTGTATCTGCATCTAACCTTCTACGCGACCTGCATGGATGCGTCGACGTATGTCTATGCGTCGGAGATCTGGCCCACGCACCTCCGCGCGAAGGGGTTTGCTGTCTCGGTTGCGGGTTTGTTTGTGGGGTCGCTAACGCTGCTGGAGGCTGCGCCGACGGCGTTTGAGACGATTGGGTTTCggttttatcttattatgATGGCGTTTACGGTTGTTTGTGCGGTGGTCTTTGCGGTGTTTTTTCCCGAGACGAAGGGGTTGTCGTTGGAGGAGGTTGCGAGGTTGTTTGGCGATGAGGTTGCTGTTTCTTCTGTGGGTGTTGAATGTGCGGATGGAgagaggacgagggagaaggagttggagtCTTGA